The proteins below come from a single Erysipelothrix piscisicarius genomic window:
- a CDS encoding helix-turn-helix domain-containing protein gives MWTLLNTTDRNHYRVITYLNSDDRPQASIAELSKQCGCSEKTIYNYLDQIAQEWEPELKIQNLHGRYYVDQYNQKLNDKILRTFLLRATSISLFVDIFLHPNTSNELRMEQFFISESTFYRSLRAINASFKSNGIQIQRNGFAPVSIVSDQEHYIRKFVTCMVLELYGSEHLDSILKMNTEACTAMIQHIFQARGIYYDRLTLVFSVTLFAVSELRERQGYHSNLCLMEKTSIQDACFEPIFKDYREFDAHICIQSLSEVMYYHTPVLNPSIIEPYTQKILNHVMEATQKNLSPSTQAFITTTHQTLLNNYMLYPFKTSLFIDRIAEFMNGLDKERPWLKSHFLGAIESVEPVVQLDPKLYLNDLLYWTIMNCPEMLELIPRKISILFFSDLGEHHARYLQSDLFGRFQLNTTDFIVTCCSACEIQHDAYDIIVGNAVRSEYPQIILVDDYPTQNQYVMILEALYTCHQTLNMHENHNLQPK, from the coding sequence ATGTGGACATTACTTAATACGACAGATAGAAATCATTATCGTGTTATTACATACTTAAACAGTGATGATAGGCCGCAAGCTTCGATTGCGGAGTTATCCAAACAATGCGGTTGTTCGGAAAAAACAATTTATAATTATTTAGACCAAATTGCCCAAGAATGGGAACCGGAACTGAAAATTCAAAATCTACATGGACGATACTACGTTGATCAGTACAATCAAAAACTTAACGACAAAATCTTACGAACATTTTTGTTAAGGGCGACTTCGATTTCATTATTTGTGGATATTTTCTTACATCCTAATACATCCAATGAACTCCGAATGGAACAATTTTTTATCAGTGAATCCACGTTTTATCGGTCACTTCGTGCGATAAACGCATCCTTTAAATCCAATGGAATTCAAATTCAACGCAATGGTTTTGCTCCTGTAAGCATTGTTTCAGATCAAGAACATTATATTCGTAAATTTGTAACATGTATGGTTTTGGAATTGTATGGATCGGAACATCTTGACTCAATCTTAAAAATGAATACGGAAGCCTGTACGGCCATGATTCAACACATCTTTCAGGCAAGAGGTATTTACTACGATCGATTAACCCTTGTTTTTAGTGTGACCTTATTTGCGGTATCAGAGTTAAGAGAACGTCAAGGTTATCACAGTAATCTCTGTCTAATGGAAAAAACATCCATCCAAGATGCATGTTTTGAACCCATCTTTAAAGACTATCGAGAATTTGATGCGCATATCTGTATTCAAAGTCTCTCAGAAGTGATGTATTATCATACACCAGTATTAAATCCAAGCATTATAGAGCCATATACACAGAAAATTCTGAACCATGTTATGGAAGCGACACAGAAGAATTTATCACCATCAACCCAAGCGTTTATTACAACGACGCATCAAACATTGCTCAATAATTATATGCTTTACCCGTTTAAAACATCGTTGTTTATCGATCGGATTGCAGAATTTATGAATGGGCTTGATAAGGAAAGACCCTGGCTCAAAAGTCATTTTTTAGGTGCGATCGAATCTGTGGAACCGGTGGTTCAACTTGATCCCAAACTATATTTAAATGATCTATTGTATTGGACCATTATGAATTGTCCAGAGATGCTTGAACTCATCCCCAGAAAAATATCAATTCTATTTTTCTCAGATTTGGGTGAACATCATGCAAGGTATCTTCAAAGTGATTTGTTTGGAAGATTTCAATTAAATACAACAGATTTTATTGTGACATGTTGTAGTGCTTGCGAAATCCAACATGATGCTTACGATATCATTGTTGGAAATGCTGTGCGATCAGAATACCCCCAAATCATCTTGGTGGATGATTACCCAACGCAAAATCAATATGTGATGATTTTAGAAGCATTATACACATGCCACCAAACCCTTAATATGCATGAAAATCATAATTTACAACCTAAGTAA